In the Lusitaniella coriacea LEGE 07157 genome, one interval contains:
- a CDS encoding PhnD/SsuA/transferrin family substrate-binding protein: protein MNRTHTTHRLKHYSLTLLTVATVASLSSCTNYNPSLSEKAARFRVSNADSQTAEAQENSDTVSISFGIYTADKPTTLVKQLRPLLNEVEAEMSENMGKPIKIKMKVANSYEKGIEDIATGKVDFSRLGPASYVEAQTTNPNLSILAIESKEGEKVFYGIIAVNENSHIYNVEQLRDESFAFGNELSTIGRFLSQQYLLKHGIVASDLSRYEYLGRHDKVGTSVGLGQFDAGALKEGTFKKLVAKEVPIREIARFPNVNKPWVGRSGLPEDIQAQLRKALLETRDPQALDKAGIGRFIEGSNEDYEPIRSAIEDNARFFE from the coding sequence ATGAACCGCACCCACACCACCCACCGCCTAAAACACTACTCTCTGACCCTCTTAACGGTCGCCACGGTCGCGAGTTTGAGCAGTTGTACGAACTATAACCCCAGTCTGAGCGAAAAAGCCGCGCGATTCCGCGTCAGTAATGCCGATTCTCAAACCGCTGAAGCTCAAGAAAATTCAGATACCGTCTCCATTTCTTTTGGCATTTATACCGCCGACAAACCAACCACCCTCGTCAAACAGCTTCGTCCCCTGCTCAATGAAGTGGAAGCAGAAATGAGCGAAAATATGGGAAAACCCATCAAAATCAAAATGAAAGTGGCGAATTCCTACGAAAAGGGAATTGAAGATATTGCCACAGGAAAAGTTGATTTTTCCCGCTTGGGTCCGGCATCTTATGTTGAAGCTCAAACCACCAATCCCAATCTTTCAATCTTAGCCATCGAAAGCAAGGAGGGAGAAAAAGTCTTTTATGGGATTATTGCGGTTAATGAAAATAGCCATATTTATAATGTCGAGCAATTGAGAGACGAGAGTTTTGCCTTTGGCAACGAACTCTCCACGATCGGTCGATTTTTATCCCAGCAATATCTCCTCAAGCACGGAATTGTTGCGTCAGATTTGAGCCGTTACGAGTATTTAGGACGACACGATAAAGTCGGAACTTCGGTGGGCTTGGGACAGTTTGATGCGGGAGCGCTCAAAGAGGGAACCTTTAAAAAATTAGTAGCGAAAGAGGTTCCCATTCGAGAGATTGCGCGATTTCCCAATGTTAATAAACCTTGGGTTGGCAGAAGCGGACTCCCAGAAGACATTCAAGCGCAACTGCGCAAAGCACTGTTGGAAACGCGAGATCCCCAAGCCTTAGATAAGGCAGGAATTGGACGATTTATTGAAGGGAGTAATGAGGATTATGAACCCATTCGCTCGGCAATTGAAGATAATGCTCGATTTTTTGAATAG